Proteins from a single region of Chaetodon trifascialis isolate fChaTrf1 chromosome 10, fChaTrf1.hap1, whole genome shotgun sequence:
- the rxfp3.3b gene encoding relaxin-3 receptor 1: MRPARLVSGLVPERMAELWNHNTTFFWNRSSAEQERFSSLDDIDVPADGSPTLRILISIVYSVVCAAGLVGNLLVFFLMKVRRGRRKRSSINLFIINLAVTDFQFVLTLPFWAVDTALDFSWPFGNAMCKIILSVTVMNMYASVFFLTAMSVTRYWSVASALNDRTRRRVCPVRWVIAGLWVSATVASLPTAIFSTVKSVAGERLCLLGFPDGQSWLALYHLQKILVAFVFPMLIVTVCYLMLLRFVRLRSMNNNQVKRRSRVTRSVTIVVLSFFICWMPNHAITFWGVLVKFNVVNWDKTYYMVHTYVHPVTVCLAHTNSCLNPVLYCLMRREFRKKMKDLFWRISSPTGTDSCSLRPFSGTVRAEPDDSQVVIPLNHVETENYRLSVLTEQCDTDALQR; this comes from the coding sequence ATGCGCCCTGCGCGACTCGTGTCGGGTCTGGTACCGGAGAGAATGGCGGAACTATGGAACCACAACACCACGTTCTTCTGGAACCGGTCCAGCGCGGAACAGGAGCGCTTCAGCAGCCTGGATGACATCGACGTGCCGGCGGACGGCTCCCCGACCCTGCGCATCCTCATCTCCATCGTGTACTCGGTGGTGTGCGCCGCCGGGCTGGTCGGGAACCTGCTGGTGTTCTTCCTGATGAAGGTGCGCCGGGGCAGGAGGAAACGCTCCAGCATCAACCTGTTCATCATCAACCTGGCCGTCACGGACTTCCAGTTCGTGCTGACCCTGCCGTTCTGGGCGGTGGACACGGCTCTGGACTTCAGCTGGCCGTTCGGAAACGCCATGTGCAAGATCATCCTCTCCGTGACGGTGATGAACATGTACGCCAGCGTGTTCTTCCTCACCGCCATGAGCGTCACCCGGTACTGGTCTGTGGCCTCGGCGCTGAACGATCGGACCCGAAGGCGGGTGTGCCCGGTGCGCTGGGTGATCGCCGGGCTCTGGGTCTCCGCCACGGTGGCCTCTTTGCCCACCGCGATCTTCTCCACGGTGAAGAGCGTGGCCGGGGAGAGGCTGTGCCTGCTGGGGTTCCCGGACGGCCAGTCGTGGCTGGCGCTGTACCACCTGCAGAAGATCCTGGTGGCCTTTGTGTTCCCCATGCTGATTGTCACCGTGTGCTACCTGATGCTGCTGCGCTTCGTCCGCCTGCGCAGCATGAACAACAACCAGGTGAAGCGCAGGTCCAGGGTGACGCGCTCGGTCACCATCGTCGTCCTGTCCTTCTTCATCTGCTGGATGCCCAACCACGCCATCACCTTCTGGGGCGTCCTGGTGAAATTCAACGTGGTCAACTGGGATAAGACGTACTACATGGTGCACACGTACGTCCACCCGGTGACCGTGTGCCTGGCGCacaccaacagctgcctgaACCCGGTGCTGTACTGCCTCATGCGCAGGGAGTTcaggaagaagatgaaggacCTGTTCTGGAGGATTTCCTCGCCCACCGGGACGGACTCGTGCTCCCTGCGGCCGTTCTCCGGGACGGTGAGAGCGGAGCCGGATGATTCGCAGGTGGTCATCCCGCTGAACCACGTGGAGACGGAGAACTACAGACTGTCTGTGCTGACGGAGCAGTGCGACACGGACGCgctgcagaggtga